Proteins found in one Clostridium kluyveri DSM 555 genomic segment:
- a CDS encoding sigma-E factor regulatory protein RseB domain-containing protein, with protein MNNGQKKWQIQPGQKKVEVLAAFPDSYSFTFELGKEIDDVKNALETKIVGEDKVSGRTAIVMEVTPKGGDSYKIWIDKDTKMPLQKQSAMQYSIQYKVCYTSIDFIESIPKELLAYTIPEGFKEIDTNTEQIVNSLADVKEILGFTPTIPENVPSSFIQNNISIVNDAKVVKINYTSKDNKKKVVILQKKSDSEFKPASMAALGKVNNNVAEIQSPIKNEIGILQGQVPYANITGISSVRWKQDGFEYAVIGNTYLEELELFIKGSTSGIVDISSKEQSLDKPQVEVPVDLKVEEQEQKNVDAGHSPWKLDPVFVSQVFASLKILPEGIQGEYPIKYEELKIIKNTGKEAIIEVSGDKTTIKRVYLKRLIREDNTGIWTVVGYDPLKNQ; from the coding sequence GTGAATAATGGGCAAAAGAAATGGCAGATTCAGCCCGGACAAAAGAAAGTAGAGGTATTAGCTGCTTTTCCAGATTCCTATAGTTTTACATTTGAATTGGGAAAAGAGATAGATGACGTAAAAAATGCACTTGAAACTAAAATTGTAGGTGAAGACAAAGTTTCAGGAAGAACTGCTATTGTAATGGAAGTGACTCCAAAGGGGGGGGATTCTTATAAGATATGGATTGATAAAGACACTAAAATGCCCCTACAAAAACAATCTGCCATGCAGTACTCCATTCAATATAAGGTATGTTATACAAGTATAGATTTTATTGAAAGTATTCCTAAAGAGCTTCTAGCCTACACTATACCAGAAGGGTTTAAAGAAATAGATACAAATACGGAGCAAATTGTAAATAGCCTGGCAGATGTTAAAGAAATCTTGGGATTTACACCTACAATACCTGAAAATGTGCCATCATCATTTATTCAAAACAATATATCGATAGTAAATGATGCTAAAGTTGTTAAAATAAACTATACCTCTAAAGATAACAAAAAGAAGGTTGTGATTTTACAAAAAAAATCTGACAGTGAATTTAAACCAGCCTCTATGGCAGCTTTAGGAAAAGTAAACAACAATGTAGCAGAAATTCAATCGCCTATAAAAAATGAGATAGGAATCCTTCAGGGACAAGTGCCTTATGCGAATATAACAGGTATAAGTTCGGTTAGGTGGAAGCAGGATGGTTTTGAATACGCTGTGATTGGTAACACTTATTTAGAAGAGTTAGAATTATTTATAAAGGGTTCAACTAGTGGTATAGTTGATATATCATCAAAAGAACAGTCATTAGATAAACCACAGGTTGAAGTTCCTGTTGATTTAAAAGTAGAAGAGCAGGAACAGAAAAATGTGGATGCAGGACATTCACCCTGGAAATTAGACCCTGTTTTTGTATCCCAGGTTTTTGCAAGCTTAAAAATTTTACCTGAAGGTATTCAAGGTGAATATCCTATTAAATATGAAGAATTAAAGATAATTAAAAATACTGGTAAAGAGGCAATTATAGAGGTAAGCGGAGATAAAACTACCATAAAAAGAGTATATCTAAAAAGACTCATAAGAGAAGATAATACAGGAATATGGACCGTAGTTGGATATGATCCATTAAAAAATCAATAA